A single Blastococcus colisei DNA region contains:
- a CDS encoding response regulator, whose translation MKILVADDSRVMRQIVIRTLRQAGYDDHDIVEAEDGADALAKVSSEKPDLVLSDWNMPNMSGIECLQAMRASGSAVPFGFVTSEGSPEMREKASDAGALFLIAKPFTEDTFKEHLDGVIA comes from the coding sequence GTGAAGATCCTGGTCGCCGACGACAGCCGCGTCATGCGGCAGATCGTCATCCGTACTCTGCGCCAGGCCGGTTACGACGACCACGACATCGTCGAGGCCGAGGACGGCGCCGACGCGCTGGCCAAGGTCTCGTCCGAGAAGCCGGACCTGGTCCTGTCCGACTGGAACATGCCCAACATGAGCGGCATCGAGTGCCTGCAGGCCATGCGCGCCTCCGGCTCCGCCGTGCCGTTCGGGTTCGTCACCTCGGAGGGCTCCCCGGAGATGCGGGAGAAGGCGTCCGACGCCGGCGCCCTCTTCCTCATCGCCAAGCCGTTCACCGAGGACACGTTCAAGGAGCACCTGGACGGGGTGATCGCATGA
- a CDS encoding response regulator has protein sequence MRALVIDDSKVMRRIVAGILEGLGYEVQQAGHGREGLDVLEGGYVPDLVCVDWNMPVMDGLQFVSAVRSNPAWRQVTIMMVTSESEHGQIVRALAAGAHEYVIKPFTADAIRDKLALLGLLPEEVVL, from the coding sequence GTGCGCGCTCTGGTGATCGACGATTCGAAGGTCATGCGCCGGATCGTCGCCGGGATCCTCGAGGGTCTCGGGTACGAGGTGCAGCAGGCCGGCCACGGCCGCGAGGGGCTCGACGTCCTCGAGGGCGGCTACGTGCCGGACCTGGTCTGCGTCGACTGGAACATGCCGGTGATGGACGGGCTCCAGTTCGTCTCCGCCGTCCGCTCCAACCCGGCCTGGCGGCAGGTGACGATCATGATGGTCACCTCCGAGAGCGAGCACGGCCAGATCGTGCGGGCGCTCGCGGCCGGCGCCCACGAGTACGTCATCAAGCCCTTCACCGCCGACGCGATCCGCGACAAGCTCGCGCTCCTCGGCCTGCTGCCCGAGGAGGTCGTCCTGTGA
- a CDS encoding protein-glutamate methylesterase/protein-glutamine glutaminase, giving the protein MNPIRVMVVDDSVVVRKIVTDVLSADPDIEVVGTAVNGRIALGKLEQLKPDLVTMDIEMPEMNGIEAVRAIRASRSRVPIVMFSTLTERGASSTLDALSAGANDYVTKPANVGSVGQSMESVREQLIPKIKALTGRPVTPGPARAAAPLPPPPPAAPRTGPHKLPAVLVIGSSTGGPEALAKVLPQLPASLPVPVLLVQHMPPVFTRQFAQRLDRLCPLRVVEASDGTPILPGTVHLAPGDHHLVVRGGGARGRQALHTGLHQGPPENFCRPAVDPLFRSAVTAFDGAVLAVVLTGMGSDGRNGAGEIRAAGGTVLVQDQTTSVVWGMPGAISQAGYADEVLPLDRIPEAINRHLSGVAGTRPAAAVAGGAR; this is encoded by the coding sequence GTGAACCCGATCAGGGTGATGGTCGTCGACGATTCCGTCGTCGTCCGGAAGATCGTGACCGACGTCCTCTCCGCCGACCCGGACATCGAGGTCGTGGGCACCGCCGTCAACGGCAGGATCGCCCTGGGCAAGCTCGAGCAGCTGAAGCCGGATCTCGTCACGATGGACATCGAGATGCCGGAGATGAACGGCATCGAGGCAGTGCGCGCCATCCGCGCCTCTCGCAGCCGGGTGCCGATCGTCATGTTCAGCACGCTGACCGAGCGAGGCGCCTCGTCCACCCTGGACGCCCTGTCCGCGGGCGCCAACGACTACGTCACGAAGCCGGCGAACGTCGGCAGCGTCGGGCAGTCGATGGAGAGCGTCCGCGAGCAGCTGATCCCGAAGATCAAGGCGCTCACCGGCCGCCCGGTCACCCCGGGGCCGGCCCGCGCCGCCGCACCACTCCCCCCTCCTCCCCCCGCCGCGCCCCGCACCGGCCCGCACAAGTTGCCGGCCGTGCTGGTGATCGGTTCCTCCACCGGCGGGCCCGAGGCGCTTGCCAAGGTGCTCCCCCAGCTGCCCGCCTCGCTGCCGGTCCCGGTGCTCCTGGTGCAGCACATGCCGCCCGTCTTCACCCGGCAGTTCGCCCAGCGCCTCGACCGGCTGTGCCCGCTGCGCGTGGTGGAGGCCTCCGACGGCACCCCGATCCTCCCGGGCACCGTCCACCTGGCACCGGGCGATCACCACCTCGTCGTCCGGGGCGGTGGGGCCCGCGGGCGGCAGGCCCTGCACACCGGGCTCCACCAGGGCCCGCCCGAGAACTTCTGCCGTCCGGCCGTCGATCCGCTCTTCCGCTCGGCCGTGACCGCGTTCGACGGCGCCGTGCTGGCCGTCGTCCTGACCGGCATGGGTTCCGACGGACGCAACGGCGCCGGGGAGATCCGCGCCGCTGGAGGCACCGTGCTCGTGCAGGACCAGACCACCTCCGTCGTCTGGGGGATGCCCGGCGCCATCAGCCAGGCCGGCTACGCCGACGAGGTGCTGCCCCTGGACCGCATCCCGGAGGCGATCAACCGCCACCTGTCCGGCGTCGCGGGTACGCGTCCGGCCGCGGCCGTCGCAGGAGGCGCGCGATGA
- a CDS encoding SpoIIE family protein phosphatase — MDERELRQREGAGRRPDADLVRFLETMPAAFSFLDARWRFRYVNAEAERLMGRSRTQLVGQSLWDAFPDIVGSLFETSYRTATATGHPLTFETSFPGVPEGWFEVRMWPGSDGLAVYVLDVTDRRNAEDAARRATARTGLLARVSAELSGQLDTLSALGRLAELVVPILTDGCIVTLVDREGRARDVGSWHADPARRPLMNRYAQIRLDTLPGTSPVAQALLAGTPVTESVAAVLDLMGEGPARDLLVALAPATAVVLPLTAESRTVGVLTLYQDAGRVMTAEDVDTARQVAAEAARAIARVHRQNQQAQLAEALQRSLLTDPPALGETAVVVRYVPAAEAARVGGDWYDAFLQRNGSLVVVIGDVVGHDTAAAAAMGQLRGLLRGIAYYSSAGPAEVLRGLDEAIAQMHDETLATAAVARFECDGAGGRILRWANAGHPPPILLTAEGTATVLGGDLGDLMLGVDPAAVRAESVVPLPPGAVVLMYTDGLVERRESTLDAGTAALVGHLRELAGSPLDELCDGLLRRMLRGTPQDDVALVAVRLADPHPDESGSTSPHG, encoded by the coding sequence GTGGACGAGCGCGAACTGCGGCAGCGCGAAGGTGCCGGCCGACGCCCCGACGCCGACCTCGTCCGGTTCCTCGAAACCATGCCGGCCGCCTTCTCCTTCCTGGACGCCCGCTGGCGGTTCCGCTACGTGAACGCCGAGGCCGAACGGCTGATGGGCCGCTCCCGGACGCAGCTCGTCGGCCAGTCCCTGTGGGACGCCTTCCCCGACATCGTCGGCAGCCTCTTCGAGACCAGCTACCGGACGGCGACGGCCACCGGCCACCCCCTCACCTTCGAGACCTCCTTCCCCGGCGTCCCGGAGGGCTGGTTCGAGGTCCGGATGTGGCCGGGCTCGGACGGCCTGGCGGTCTACGTCCTCGACGTCACCGACCGGCGGAACGCCGAGGACGCCGCCCGGCGGGCCACCGCGCGGACGGGGCTGCTCGCACGGGTGAGCGCGGAGCTGTCCGGCCAGCTGGACACCCTCTCCGCGCTCGGCCGGCTCGCGGAGCTGGTGGTGCCGATCCTGACCGACGGCTGCATCGTCACCCTGGTCGACCGCGAGGGCCGGGCCCGCGACGTCGGTTCCTGGCACGCGGACCCGGCGCGCCGGCCGCTCATGAACCGCTACGCCCAGATCCGGCTCGACACCCTGCCCGGCACCTCACCGGTGGCACAGGCCCTGCTCGCCGGGACGCCCGTCACCGAGTCCGTCGCCGCCGTCCTGGACCTGATGGGCGAGGGCCCCGCCCGTGACCTCCTCGTCGCGCTGGCCCCCGCCACGGCCGTCGTCCTCCCGCTGACCGCCGAATCCCGCACCGTCGGCGTGCTCACGCTGTACCAGGACGCCGGCCGGGTCATGACCGCCGAGGACGTGGACACCGCCCGGCAGGTCGCGGCGGAGGCCGCCCGGGCGATCGCACGGGTGCACCGGCAGAACCAGCAGGCGCAGCTCGCCGAGGCCCTGCAGCGCAGCCTGCTCACCGACCCACCCGCGCTGGGCGAGACCGCCGTCGTCGTCCGGTACGTCCCCGCGGCGGAGGCCGCTCGCGTGGGTGGTGACTGGTACGACGCCTTCCTCCAGCGGAACGGCTCCCTGGTGGTCGTGATCGGCGACGTCGTCGGGCACGACACCGCCGCCGCCGCGGCCATGGGGCAGCTGCGCGGGCTGCTGCGCGGGATCGCGTACTACAGCAGCGCCGGACCGGCCGAGGTGCTGCGCGGGCTGGACGAGGCCATCGCCCAGATGCACGACGAGACGCTCGCGACCGCTGCGGTCGCCCGGTTCGAGTGCGACGGCGCCGGCGGCCGCATCCTCCGCTGGGCCAACGCCGGCCATCCCCCACCGATCCTGCTGACCGCCGAGGGGACCGCCACCGTGCTGGGTGGCGATCTCGGCGACCTCATGCTCGGCGTCGACCCCGCCGCCGTCCGGGCGGAGTCGGTGGTGCCCCTGCCGCCGGGGGCCGTGGTCCTGATGTACACCGACGGCCTCGTGGAGCGCCGGGAGAGCACGCTGGACGCCGGCACGGCCGCCCTGGTCGGACATCTGAGGGAGCTGGCCGGCAGCCCCCTCGACGAGCTGTGCGACGGCCTGCTGCGCCGGATGCTGCGCGGCACCCCGCAGGACGACGTCGCGCTCGTGGCCGTCCGGCTGGCCGATCCCCACCCGGACGAGTCAGGAAGCACATCCCCGCACGGTTGA
- a CDS encoding CheR family methyltransferase: MTLTATSFDWVRALVHKESAIVLQPGKEYLVEARLLPIAREKGISDVSQFVDSVRSRPDQDSNRRIVEALTTNETSWFRDGDPFTALTSTVMPALLAARGPNERLQIWSAACSSGQEPYTIAMLLEDAIPNAGSRVSITATDLSREMVARTRAGRFSQLEVNRGLPAPMLVRHFVRAGSEWEVSAPLRRMVTASECNLATPLPRMGPFDVVYLRNVLIYFDLPTKQAILRRVRDLMRPDGWLFLGAAETTLGVDDSWERVVVGRSSAYRPLKGK, translated from the coding sequence ATGACCCTCACCGCGACCAGCTTCGACTGGGTGCGCGCCCTCGTGCACAAGGAGAGCGCGATCGTCCTCCAGCCGGGCAAGGAGTACCTCGTCGAGGCGCGCCTGCTGCCCATCGCCCGGGAGAAGGGCATTTCCGACGTCTCCCAGTTCGTGGACTCGGTCCGGAGCCGGCCCGACCAGGACAGCAATCGCCGGATCGTCGAGGCGCTGACCACCAACGAGACCTCGTGGTTCCGGGACGGCGACCCGTTCACCGCGCTCACCTCCACGGTGATGCCGGCGCTGCTGGCCGCTCGCGGACCGAACGAGCGGCTCCAGATCTGGTCGGCCGCCTGCTCCAGCGGGCAGGAGCCGTACACGATCGCGATGCTGCTCGAGGACGCGATCCCCAACGCCGGCTCCCGGGTCTCCATCACCGCGACCGACCTCTCCCGCGAGATGGTGGCGCGCACGCGGGCCGGCCGGTTCTCCCAGCTCGAGGTCAACCGCGGCCTGCCCGCGCCCATGCTCGTCCGGCACTTCGTGCGGGCGGGCAGCGAGTGGGAGGTCTCCGCGCCGCTGCGCCGGATGGTCACCGCCTCCGAGTGCAACCTCGCGACGCCGCTGCCGCGGATGGGTCCGTTCGACGTGGTCTACCTGCGCAACGTCCTCATCTACTTCGACCTGCCCACGAAGCAGGCGATCCTCCGCCGCGTGCGCGATCTCATGCGCCCCGACGGATGGCTGTTCCTGGGCGCGGCAGAGACGACGCTCGGGGTGGACGACTCCTGGGAGCGGGTCGTCGTCGGCCGCAGCTCCGCCTACCGCCCGCTGAAGGGAAAGTGA
- a CDS encoding methyl-accepting chemotaxis protein translates to MTVPAKTTRSGRGGWFTDRPIGVKIGAALAVLAIVAFGLTALAVQRIGTLADAGDMLYEDSIVPLERLGEAQRTFQGIRARNNVYGLADAATQESLRADLEARTEQFVGEVQVYVDTLGDPNDFAPVQEAVDAYFAVVEGQLYPVAATGDAAAALQVVSGPLAETGRALSDSFGVEQARQGEDAKADAAAGQDLATAARYTLWIALAIGVAVAGLLGGWVVRQIVRTVRSVQASVDALAKGDLTVIPEVNSGDELGRMAASLGTAQEGLRSVLAGVAASADAVAASSEELSASSAQISASAEETSAQSGVVSSAAEEVSRSVQTVAAGAEQMGASIREIASNAAEASEVAARAVTAAETTTATVAKLGESSAEIGNVVKVITSIAEQTNLLALNATIEAARAGEAGKGFAVVANEVKELAQETAKATEDIARRVQSIQGDTTAAVAAIEEISQIVAQISDRQTTIASAVEEQTATTNEMSRSVQEAAGGTTEIASNITGVSTAAESTTQALTQTQTAVEELSRMAADLRTSVGTFTY, encoded by the coding sequence ATGACTGTTCCCGCCAAGACCACCCGCTCCGGACGAGGAGGCTGGTTCACCGATCGTCCGATCGGCGTGAAGATCGGTGCCGCCCTCGCCGTCCTCGCGATCGTCGCCTTCGGGCTCACAGCTCTGGCCGTCCAGCGGATAGGAACGCTGGCCGACGCGGGAGACATGCTGTACGAGGACTCCATCGTGCCGCTCGAGCGGCTGGGTGAGGCCCAGCGAACGTTCCAGGGCATCCGTGCGCGCAACAACGTCTACGGCCTGGCCGACGCGGCGACCCAGGAAAGCCTGCGGGCCGACCTGGAGGCTCGCACGGAGCAGTTCGTCGGCGAGGTGCAGGTCTACGTCGACACCCTGGGAGACCCGAACGACTTCGCGCCGGTCCAGGAGGCCGTCGACGCCTACTTCGCCGTGGTGGAGGGGCAACTCTACCCGGTCGCCGCCACCGGCGACGCCGCTGCGGCCCTCCAGGTGGTCAGCGGTCCGCTCGCCGAGACCGGGCGGGCCCTCTCGGACTCGTTCGGTGTCGAGCAGGCGCGGCAGGGAGAGGACGCCAAGGCCGACGCCGCGGCCGGCCAGGACCTCGCCACGGCGGCGCGGTACACCCTGTGGATCGCCCTCGCGATCGGGGTCGCCGTCGCCGGGCTGCTCGGTGGGTGGGTCGTGCGCCAGATCGTCCGGACCGTGCGGTCGGTGCAGGCATCCGTGGATGCGCTTGCCAAGGGCGATCTGACCGTCATCCCCGAGGTCAACTCGGGTGACGAGCTCGGCCGGATGGCCGCCTCGCTCGGCACGGCCCAGGAGGGCCTGCGGTCGGTCCTGGCCGGTGTGGCCGCCTCGGCGGACGCGGTGGCGGCGAGCTCGGAGGAGCTGTCGGCGTCGTCGGCGCAGATCTCGGCGTCGGCGGAGGAGACCTCGGCCCAGTCCGGTGTCGTGTCCTCGGCGGCGGAGGAGGTCTCGCGCAGCGTGCAGACCGTGGCCGCGGGTGCGGAGCAGATGGGTGCCTCGATCCGGGAGATCGCCTCGAACGCGGCGGAGGCCAGCGAGGTGGCGGCCCGGGCCGTCACGGCAGCGGAGACCACCACCGCGACGGTGGCCAAGCTGGGCGAGTCCTCGGCCGAGATCGGCAACGTCGTCAAGGTCATCACCAGCATCGCCGAGCAGACCAACCTCCTCGCGCTCAACGCCACCATCGAGGCCGCGCGGGCCGGGGAGGCCGGCAAGGGCTTCGCGGTCGTGGCCAACGAGGTCAAGGAGCTGGCGCAGGAGACGGCGAAGGCGACGGAGGACATCGCCCGGCGGGTGCAGTCGATCCAGGGCGACACGACCGCGGCGGTGGCCGCGATCGAGGAGATCTCCCAGATCGTCGCCCAGATCTCCGACCGGCAGACCACCATCGCCTCGGCGGTGGAGGAGCAGACCGCGACCACCAACGAGATGTCGCGCTCGGTCCAGGAGGCCGCCGGCGGGACGACGGAGATCGCCAGCAACATCACCGGTGTCTCCACGGCGGCGGAGTCCACCACGCAGGCGCTGACCCAGACGCAGACGGCCGTGGAGGAGCTCTCCCGCATGGCCGCCGACCTGCGGACGAGCGTCGGCACGTTCACGTACTGA
- a CDS encoding chemotaxis protein CheA has translation MDGLDDIVEEFLVESHENLDQLDSDLVALEQDPNSRERLSSIFRTIHTIKGTSGFLAFNRLEEVTHVGENMLSRLRDGELALTPARTSVLLQMVDTVRALLTSIEASGGEGAVEVAGVVAAITAAMDDAPAAAAIPAPRTGTPAKATAVKAPAKAPAKAAAKAPAKAAAKAPVKAAKTPARKTTARKATTPRATTTPAAPAAGPLDDAPLAVLVDELPEGANAVMPERTVEEPAAPAPAAEQTETEAPSAGGDGQARRGVADSTIRVDVDLLDELMLLVGELVLTRNQIVQNVARQTDTDLIRASQRLNLIASELQEGVMKTRMQPIDHIWSKLPRVVRDLGLQCGKNVRLEMEGRETELDKTLLEAVKDPLTHLVRNSVDHGIEAVEARRKAGKPAEGVLTLRARHESGQVVVEVADDGAGIDPAKLGAKAVQRGLVTPDALTRMSPADILQLIFLPGFSTAAAVTNVSGRGVGMDVVKTNIEAIGGTIEVESDAGVGTVCRLRIPLTLAIVPALTVECAGDRYAIPQISLQELVSLDAEKAANAVEEVGGAQVYRLRGELLPLVRLTDVLGLTSERHDGHVVIAVLRSEGRRFGLVVDRVINTEEIVVKAVGGQMKAIGLYSGATVLGDGTVALILDVQALARRALRTETTERSQEAARDAAAAAASSETDRQRMLLAAIGGGRRVAIPLDTVTRLEQVRTESVEKVGNREVVQYRGAILPMVRLDRHLGAYGETDREVLEVIVYSDHGRSVAIVVEEILDIVDGEAAVRSDIDDLGLLGSAVLGDKVTELLDVRAAILAADPAFYSAHPTAPATPTGVPASLLEV, from the coding sequence GTGGACGGTCTGGACGACATCGTCGAGGAGTTCCTGGTCGAGAGCCACGAGAACCTCGACCAGCTGGACTCGGACCTGGTCGCGCTGGAACAGGACCCGAATTCCCGCGAGCGGCTCTCGAGCATCTTCCGGACCATCCACACGATCAAGGGCACCAGCGGCTTCCTGGCCTTCAACCGGCTCGAGGAGGTGACCCACGTCGGGGAGAACATGCTCTCCCGGCTGCGGGACGGCGAACTGGCGCTGACTCCCGCCCGCACCAGCGTGCTGCTGCAGATGGTGGACACGGTCCGGGCCCTGCTGACCTCGATCGAGGCGAGCGGCGGTGAGGGTGCCGTGGAGGTCGCCGGCGTCGTCGCCGCGATCACCGCCGCGATGGACGACGCCCCGGCCGCCGCGGCCATCCCGGCCCCCCGGACCGGGACGCCGGCGAAGGCCACCGCCGTCAAGGCCCCGGCCAAGGCTCCGGCCAAGGCCGCCGCGAAGGCTCCCGCCAAGGCTGCCGCCAAGGCCCCGGTCAAGGCCGCGAAGACCCCGGCCAGGAAGACCACCGCACGCAAGGCCACCACGCCGCGTGCCACGACGACCCCGGCGGCGCCCGCCGCCGGGCCGCTGGACGACGCACCGCTCGCCGTCCTCGTCGACGAGCTGCCCGAGGGAGCGAACGCAGTCATGCCCGAGCGCACTGTGGAGGAGCCGGCCGCCCCGGCTCCCGCCGCCGAGCAGACCGAGACCGAGGCGCCGTCGGCCGGCGGTGACGGTCAGGCGCGGCGCGGGGTCGCCGACAGCACCATCCGGGTCGACGTCGACCTGCTCGACGAGCTCATGCTGCTGGTGGGCGAGCTGGTCCTCACCCGCAACCAGATCGTGCAGAACGTCGCCCGGCAGACCGACACGGACCTGATCCGTGCCTCCCAGCGGCTCAACCTGATCGCCAGCGAGCTGCAGGAGGGCGTCATGAAGACGCGCATGCAGCCGATCGACCACATCTGGTCCAAGCTGCCGCGCGTCGTCCGCGACCTGGGTCTGCAGTGCGGCAAGAACGTGCGGCTGGAGATGGAGGGCCGGGAGACCGAGCTCGACAAGACGCTGCTCGAGGCCGTCAAGGACCCGTTGACCCACCTGGTGCGGAACTCGGTGGACCACGGCATCGAGGCCGTCGAGGCGCGCAGGAAGGCCGGCAAGCCCGCCGAGGGCGTCCTCACCCTGCGGGCGCGCCACGAGAGCGGCCAGGTCGTGGTCGAGGTCGCCGACGACGGCGCGGGCATCGACCCCGCCAAGCTGGGCGCCAAGGCCGTCCAGCGCGGCCTCGTCACCCCCGATGCGCTCACCCGGATGAGCCCGGCCGACATCCTGCAGCTGATCTTCCTGCCCGGCTTCTCCACCGCAGCGGCCGTCACGAACGTCTCCGGCCGAGGCGTCGGCATGGACGTCGTCAAGACCAACATCGAGGCGATCGGCGGCACGATCGAGGTCGAGTCCGACGCCGGTGTGGGCACCGTCTGCCGGCTGCGCATCCCGCTCACCCTCGCGATCGTCCCGGCGCTGACCGTCGAGTGCGCCGGCGACCGCTACGCCATCCCGCAGATCAGCCTGCAGGAGCTGGTCAGCCTGGACGCCGAGAAGGCAGCGAATGCCGTCGAGGAGGTCGGCGGCGCGCAGGTCTACCGGCTCCGGGGTGAGCTACTGCCCCTCGTCCGGCTCACCGACGTCCTGGGCCTGACCTCCGAGCGGCACGACGGCCACGTGGTCATCGCCGTGCTGCGCTCCGAGGGCCGGCGCTTCGGCCTCGTCGTGGACCGCGTCATCAACACCGAGGAGATCGTCGTCAAGGCGGTCGGCGGCCAGATGAAGGCGATCGGCCTCTACTCCGGCGCGACCGTCCTCGGCGACGGCACCGTTGCGCTCATCCTCGACGTCCAGGCGCTGGCCCGCCGGGCCCTGCGCACCGAGACCACCGAACGGAGCCAGGAGGCCGCCCGGGACGCGGCCGCGGCCGCGGCGTCGAGCGAGACCGACCGGCAGCGGATGCTCCTGGCGGCGATCGGCGGCGGCCGCCGCGTGGCCATCCCCCTCGACACCGTCACGCGCCTCGAGCAGGTGCGCACGGAGTCGGTGGAGAAGGTCGGCAACCGGGAGGTCGTGCAGTACCGCGGCGCGATCCTGCCGATGGTCCGCCTCGACCGGCACCTGGGCGCGTACGGCGAGACCGACCGCGAGGTCCTCGAGGTGATCGTCTACAGCGACCACGGGCGCAGCGTCGCGATCGTCGTCGAGGAGATCCTCGACATCGTCGACGGCGAGGCCGCGGTGCGCAGCGACATCGACGACCTGGGGCTGCTCGGCTCCGCCGTCCTCGGCGACAAGGTGACCGAACTGCTCGACGTGCGCGCGGCCATCCTGGCTGCCGACCCGGCCTTCTACTCGGCCCACCCCACCGCCCCCGCGACGCCCACCGGCGTCCCCGCCTCTCTGCTGGAGGTCTGA
- a CDS encoding chemotaxis protein CheW: MTAPARTAAPATSGQLATFRLDGDLYGIEVEHVQEVLRSQQLTRVPLAPTAVAGLINLRGQVVTAIELRERLGRPPRPEGTDPVVIVVRLHGEAVSMLVDSIADVVDVDASDFEAPPDTLEGQARDLIRGAYKLHGQLLLALDVQKAVSA, translated from the coding sequence GTGACCGCCCCCGCCCGCACTGCCGCTCCCGCCACGAGCGGGCAGCTGGCCACCTTCCGGCTGGACGGTGACCTGTACGGCATCGAGGTCGAGCACGTGCAGGAGGTGCTGCGCAGCCAGCAGCTCACCCGCGTGCCCCTCGCGCCCACCGCCGTCGCCGGGCTCATCAACCTGCGTGGCCAGGTGGTGACCGCGATCGAGCTGCGCGAGCGCCTCGGCCGACCGCCGCGTCCGGAGGGCACCGACCCCGTGGTCATCGTCGTCCGCCTGCACGGCGAGGCCGTCAGCATGCTGGTCGACTCCATCGCCGACGTCGTCGACGTGGACGCCAGTGACTTCGAGGCGCCGCCGGACACGCTGGAGGGCCAGGCCCGTGACCTGATCCGCGGCGCGTACAAGCTGCACGGCCAGCTGCTGCTGGCGCTGGACGTCCAGAAAGCCGTCAGCGCCTGA
- a CDS encoding ATP-binding protein, whose product MGRLSWPLRPLPDGRGEVWRWDLSELSELPAARAALRTRLGVAGFPPPDEDTAGERLVLAFDELASNALRHGESPVVATVVAGSGGWLLDVSDRASETLPAPAVDRDPAKGGLGLHLVARLSVAHGWYVDEGCKHVWACLPTVVQNRRPAMA is encoded by the coding sequence ATGGGTCGACTGTCGTGGCCACTGCGCCCGTTGCCCGACGGACGCGGCGAGGTGTGGCGCTGGGATCTCTCCGAGCTCTCCGAGCTGCCGGCGGCGCGCGCGGCGCTGCGCACCCGCCTGGGCGTGGCCGGGTTCCCGCCCCCGGACGAGGACACCGCCGGGGAACGGCTGGTGCTCGCCTTCGACGAACTGGCCTCCAACGCACTGCGGCACGGCGAGTCCCCCGTGGTGGCGACCGTGGTGGCCGGCAGCGGTGGATGGCTGCTGGACGTGAGCGACCGGGCGTCGGAGACGCTGCCCGCCCCGGCCGTCGACCGCGACCCCGCCAAGGGCGGCCTCGGCCTGCACCTGGTCGCCCGGCTGTCGGTGGCCCACGGCTGGTACGTCGACGAGGGCTGCAAGCACGTGTGGGCCTGCCTGCCCACCGTCGTCCAGAACCGCCGGCCCGCCATGGCATAG
- a CDS encoding chemotaxis protein CheX produces MTELSASGDTGERRRASDAPLLITELIDEDTVQSIAQEAWSALIGDDEFLVPLPGGLPDDAVSSWVEIVGPWTGAVVLTCGRSTAEALARCLMAEHAPPVLDADDIQDALGELANVVGGNVKAVLPGPSVLGLPEVGSVPPAGHTADASADTCRVDLLWRGQSLIVTVQGSAGAPSVPENNQHENEVPL; encoded by the coding sequence GTGACCGAGCTGTCCGCGTCCGGGGACACCGGCGAGCGCCGTCGCGCCAGCGACGCCCCGCTGCTGATCACCGAGCTGATCGACGAGGACACCGTCCAGAGCATCGCGCAGGAGGCCTGGTCTGCCCTGATCGGGGACGACGAGTTCCTCGTGCCGCTCCCGGGCGGGCTCCCCGACGACGCCGTGAGCTCGTGGGTGGAGATCGTCGGGCCGTGGACCGGCGCCGTCGTCCTCACCTGCGGCCGTTCGACCGCCGAGGCGCTCGCCCGGTGCCTGATGGCCGAGCACGCTCCCCCGGTGCTCGACGCCGACGACATCCAGGACGCCCTGGGTGAGCTCGCCAACGTCGTGGGAGGCAACGTCAAGGCCGTCCTCCCCGGCCCTTCCGTCCTCGGCCTGCCCGAGGTGGGGTCGGTACCCCCAGCCGGCCACACAGCCGATGCCTCGGCTGACACCTGCCGCGTCGACCTCCTGTGGCGTGGCCAGTCCCTGATCGTCACCGTCCAGGGCTCCGCCGGAGCCCCGTCCGTCCCCGAGAACAACCAGCACGAAAACGAGGTGCCGCTGTGA